GAAAGCGACGGGCGACAAGCAACCGACGGAGGGAGGAGCGTCGGCGTCGGGTACCGAGCGCCCGGAGTCGTGGGGGCGGTCACGTGCCGCGGTGTCGTCCTGGCGCGGCTTCGGGGGCGGGATCGCCGCGGCGAAGGCCGGGCACGACGTGGTGATGTGCCCCGAGCAGCACGTCTACTTCGACCACCGGCAGGCGGACGGGCCGGACGAGCCGATCCCGGTCGGCTTCGTGCGCACGCTGGAGGACGTCTACCGCTTCGAGCCGGTGCCCGCGCAGCTGGACGAGGCCGCCGCACGGCACGTGATCGGCACCCAGGCCAACCTGTGGAGCGAGTTCATGGACAGCGCCCGGGACATCGACTACCGGGCGTTCCCGCGGCTGGTCGCCTTCGCCGAGGTCGCCTGGTCCGAGCTGCCCGCCGAGCCGGCCGAGCGCGACTTCGCCGGTTTCGAGCGGCGGCTGACGGCCCACCTGCGGGTGCTGGACGCGCTCGGCGTCGAGTACCGCCCGGCCGACGGGCCGCTGCCCTGGCAGCGGTGGCCCGGCGTGGCCGGCCGCCCGATCGAGGGGCCGCCGCCGGTGCGGTAGCTCTCCGCGTGTGGTTCCCGCTGGGCAAAGGGTGTCCGGGAACTTCCGGGCGGTCGTCCGACGTCAAGAACAGATGAACATCTGCCCTGGCCCGGACCGGGTCGGGGCAGATACCGCCCGGTATCCGTCCCAATCGGGCAGTCCCGTTCACGGGCCCCGAAATGATCATCGAGCATTGTGTGCCAGAGTTGCCCAACCCGGCCCGATCGCCCGTACCCTACGGGCCAGGCCGGGCTGCTGACGCGGGACGACACGGCCGTGGGCCGGCGGGCGGCAGGCGATCGATGAGCAAGTGGAGCACGGTGGGACCCAGGTGAACCGGACGATCATGCTGCCGGCCTCGCTCGACGAGGCCGTCGACGCGCTGGCCACCGCCCCGGCCGCGGTACCGGTGGCCGGAGCCACCGACCTCATGGAGGCCGTCAACGCCGGACGGCTGCGCCCCGCCGCCCTGGTCGGCCTCGGCCGGATCACCGAACTGCGCGGCTGGCGCTACGAGGACGGCGGCACCGCCGTGCTCGGCGCCGGACTCACCCACGCCCGGATGGACCGCCCCGACTTCGCCGCGCTCATCCCCGCGCTCGCCGACGCCGCCCGCACCGCGGGCCCGCCGCAGGTCCGCAACGTCGGCACCCTGGGCGGCAACATCGTCACCGCCGCACCGGCCGGAGACACCCTGCCGGTGCTCGCCGCGCTGGAGGCCACCGTCACCCTCGCCCGGGCCGGCGCCAGCCGCGAGGTGCCGGTCAGTCACCTGCTCACCGGCCTCGACCCGGTGCGCCCCGGCGAACTGCTCACCTGGGTGCGCGTCCCGCTGCTGCACGCCCCGCAGGTCTTCCTCAAGGCCACCGGCCGCAGCGGCCCGGCCCGCGCCACCGCCTCCGTCGCCCTCGTCCTCGACCCGGCCCGGCGCTCGGTGCGCTGCGCGGTCGGGGCCGTCGCCCCGGTGCCGCTGCGCCCGCTGGAGGCCGAGGCCTGGGTGGCCGGCTGCATCGACTGGGACGGCAGCCGGGAGATCGACCCGGCCGCGACCGCCGCCTTCGGCGAGTACGTGGCCGCCGCCTGCGTCCCCGACAACTACGGCGCCGAGGGCGCCTGGGAGGCCGTGACCGAGGGGCCGACGGCGGCCGCCACTCGGCTGCGGCGTACCGTAGCGGTGCTGGCCCGACGGGCACTGGGAAGGGCGCTGAAGTGACCACAGACCCCATCGAGACCCTCGACGCCGACCCGCTCGGCCTCTCCCCGCAGGTCAGTCGTGAGCTGCGCCCGTGCGCCTCCTACACGCTGCGGGTCAACGGTTTCGAACGGCCCGTCACCGACGCCTGGATCGGCGAGAGCCTGCTCTACGTGCTGCGCGAGCGGCTGGGCCTGGCCGGCGCCAAGGACGGCTGTGAGCAGGGCGAGTGCGGGGCCTGCTCGGTGCAGGTGGACGGCCAGCTGGTGGCCGGCTGCCTGGTGCCCGCGGCGCTGGCCGCCGACAGCGAGATCAACACCGTCGAGGGCCTGTCGGCCGCCGGCGGCGCGAGCGACGTCCAGCAGGCGCTGGCCGCCTCCGGCGCCGTGCAGTGCGGCTACTGCACCCCCGGCATGGCGATGGCCGTGCACGACCTGCTGCAGCGCAACCACCGGCCCACCGAGGTCGAGGCCCGGCAGGCGCTCTGCGGCAACCTCTGCCGCTGCACCGGCTACAAGGGCGTGCTGGCCGCCGTCCAGACCGTCGCGGACGCCCGGGCGCTGCTGGCCGAGGAGGCGGAGGAGGCTGCCGCCGCGGAGGCCGCCGCCCCCGCCCAGGAGGCCGCCGAGTCGCCCGCCGAGGCCGTCGCCGAGGCACCGGCCGTGGCCGTCGCGCCCGAGCCGGCCGTCGAGCCGCCGGTCTACGCCGACGCCTGGATCGAACACGTCCCGCAGCAGCCCGCCGCCCCCGTCGACCAGGTGCAGGCCCCGGCCGGGGCACCGTACGGCGACCCGGCGGGCGGCTACGACACCGGCGTGTACGACACCGCCGGGCCGGCCCCGGTCCACGGCGGCATCCCCGCCCAGGCCGTCGACGACCAGGTGTACTACCCGCCGCAGGCCTACCCCGAGCAGGCGTACCAGGGCACCCCCGCCCACGGCACGTACCTGCCCTACCCGGACGGCCACCAGCAGCAGAACGGCTACGACACCGGGTACGACGCCCCGGTCTACGAGCCCACCCCCGCGCACGGCACCCCGCTGCCCGGCGCCGCCTTCGACGGCACGCCGCCGCACGGCACCCCGTACGCCGCCCCGCACGGTGCCCAGGCCGAGGGCGGTGCCCCGGCCGGCGTCCCGTACGGCGCCACCCCCGCCCACGGAATCCGGCTCCCCGAGGACGACCACGCATCATGACGTCGCCTACCGACATCGGCGCAGCACTCCAGCAGGACGGCGGCGAGGGCGGCGCACCGGAGCCGTTCGGCCTGGGCAGCTCCCCGCTGCGCAGTGACGCGCTGCCCAAGGCGCTCGGCATCTACCCGTACGCGGCCGACCTGTGGGCGGAGGGGCTGCTGTGGGGCGCGCTGCTGCGCTCGCCGCACCCGCACGCCCGGATCCGCGGCATCGATACCTCGGCCGCACTGGCCCTGCCCGGCGTGCACGCCGTGGTCACCGCCGCCGACCTGCCGCCCGGCCCGGAGGGCACCCCCGACGGCGCTCCGGCCGGCCCGATCGTCGCCGACCGGCCGGTGCTGGCGGCCGGCGTGGTGCGCCACCACGGCGAGCCGATCGCCGCGGTGGCCGCCGACCACCCGGACACCGCCCGGCTGGCGGTCGGTCTGATCGCGGTCGACTACGAGCCGTTGGAGGCCGTGACCGACCCCGAGCAGTCCTTCACCGCGCCGGCGCTGCACCCGGACGGCAACCTGTTCCGCCACCTTCCGCTGCGCACCGGGGACCCGGACGCGGTCGGCGAGATCGTCGTCGAGGGCCTGTACCAGGTCGGCCGGCAGGACCCGGCTCCGCTCGGCGCCGAGGCCGGGCTGGCCGTGCCGCGGCCGGACGGCGGCGTCGAGCTGCACCTGTCCTCCACCGACCCGCACGGCGACCGCGACCGCACCGCCGCCTGCCTGGGCCTGGAGCCGGACCGGGTCCGACTGGTGGTCACCGGCGTGCCGGGCGCCACCACCGACCGCGAGGACCTGTCCTTCCAGGTCACCCTGGCGCTGCTGGCGCTGCGCACCGGCCGCCCGGTGAAGATGACCCTCACCCGCGAGGAGTCCTTCCACACCCACACCTCGCGCCACCCCGCGCTGCTGCGCTACCGCCACCACGCCGACGCCGAGGGCACCCTGGTGAAGGTCGAGGCGCAGATCCTGCTGGACGGCGGCGCCTACGCGGACGTCTCCGCCGAGGCGCTGGCCGCCGCGACGGCGTTCTCGGTCGGCCCGTACGTCTGCCCGAACGTCTTCGTGGACGCCTGGGCGGTGCGCACCAACAACCCGCCGGCCGGCCGGATGCGCGGCGAGGGCGCACTGCAGGCCTGCTTCGCGTACGAATCGCAGCTGGACCAGCTGGCCGCGCGGGTCGGCGTGGACCCGGTGGAGATCCGCCGGCGCAACGCGATGTCCACCGGCGACCCGCTGCCCACCGGACAGGCCGTCACCTGCCCGGCGCCGGTGCGCGCGCTGCTGGACGCCGTCGCGGACGAGCCGCTGCCGGCCCTGCCGGTGGACGACCCGGACGCCGAGTGGCTGCTGCCCGGCGGGCCCGGCGGCGCGGGCGACCCGGCGGCGGTGCGCCGCGGCATCGGCTACGCCGTCGGCATGGTGCACATGCTGGGCGCAGAGGGCGAGGACGAGGTCTCCACCGCGACCGTCCGGGTCAGCGGCGACCACGCCACGGTGATCTGCGCGGCCGTCGACTCCGGGCAGGGCTTCGCCACGCTGGCCCGGCAGATCGTGCAGACCGTCCTGGGCGTCAGCGAGGTCTACATCGCGCCCGCCGACAGCGACCAGTCGATCGCCGGGCCCTCCGCCCGCGGCCGGCACACCTGGGTCTCCGGCGGAGCCGTCGAGCGGGCCGCGCTGATGGTCCGCCACCAGCTGCTGCAGCCGATCGCGGCGAACTTCGGGATGTCGGCGGAGCTGCTGCAGATCGCCGACGGCAAGATCACCTCGTACGACGGGGTGCTCGGCATGCCGGTCGCCGAGGCGTTGGAGGGCAAGGAGCTGTGGGCCACCGCGCAGTGCCGCCCGCACCCCACCGAGCCCCTGGACGAGGCCGGGCAGGGCGACGCCTTCGTCTCCATCTCGTTCTGCGCGATGCGGGCGGTGGTGGACGTGGACATCGAGCTGGGCGCCGTGCGGGTGGTCGAGATGACGGTCGCCCAGGACGTCGGCCGGGCGCTGAACCCGCGGCAGATCGAGGACCGGATCGAGGCGGGCGTGGCCCAGGGCGTCGGCCTGGCGCTGCTGGAGGACCTGCGCACCGAGGGCGGCGTGCTGCAGAACCCCTCGCTCACCGGCTACCGGCTGCCCACCGCGCTGGACACCCCGGAGGTGCGGATCGCGGCGCTGCTGGAGGAGCGCGACGTGGTCGCCCCCTTCGGCGCCAAGGCGGTCGGCGCGGTGCCCGCGGTGGTGGCCCCGGCGGCCGTCGCCGCGGCCGTCCGGGCCGCGACCGGCCTGCCGGTCGGCCGGCTGCCGATCCGGGCGGAGGACGCCGTCACGGGCTGAGCGGAGAAAAGCGAAAGGAATTGCCGGCCGACTTCTTCGGAAGTCGACCGGCAATTCCTTTTCCGCGAGGCCATGGCGGGGATCGAACCCGCGTGCACCGCTTTGCAGACGGTTCCCTAAACCACTCGGGCACACGGCCAGTGAATTCATGGTGGCGGATCCGGCGGAGCGGGGTCAACGCCGTTGTGTAAATTCTGTATGGCAAGGTGTGCTACGTTCGAAGTCCGGTGGCTTTTTCCCGCCACCCCGGACGAGCGCGTCGTACCCGGTGACGACAAGACGGCGCAGTTCAGCGGCAATCCGGCCGCTGTGGACTGCGGAGGAATCACCGTCATGGCCTGGCTCGTTCTGATCGTCTCGGGAATCCTGGAGACCGTGTGGGCGGTCGCCCTGGAATCCTCCAAGGGCTTCTCCCGCCTCGTCCCCAGCCTCGTCTTCGGCGTCGCGCTGCTGTTCAGCATGGGCGGCCTGGCGTATGCGATGCGCACCATCCCGATCGGCACCGGCTACGCGGTCTGGGTCGGCATCGGCGCGGTCGGCACGGCGCTCTACGGCATGGCCGTCCTGGGGGACGCGGTGACCGCGGCCCGGATCGCCTGCCTGCTGCTGATCGTCTCCGGCGTGGTCGGCCTCAAGGTGCTGCACTGACGCCCCCGGGGCCCTCCCGGTGCCCGGCCGGTCCCGGGCCGCCTGGTCCTAGGCCCCGGGACCGAGTCGATCACCGACCCTGGTCAGGGGTCATCGAGGCGGACGGCTCTTACGATGTCAGGTATGACCACTGCCTCCCCCACCTCGGTCGACCCCGTTCCGATACCCCTCGACGACGACGCCGCCGGCGGGGTGCTCAGCGGTCGCTACCGCGCGCTCACCCTGGGGATCGTCTCGGTGGTCCTGGTGATCGCCTTCGAGGCGACCGCCGTCAACACCGCGATGCCGACCGCGGCCCGCCAGCTGGACGGCCTCGGGCTGTACGCCTTCGCCTTCTCCGGTTACTTCACCACCACGCTGTTCGCCCTGGTCGTCTCCGGTCAGTGGTGCGACCGGCGCGGGCCGCTGCAGCCGCTGTTCACCGGCATCGGGGTGTTCGGCGTCGGCCTGCTGGTGGCCGGGACGGCGCCCGGGATGTGGGTGTTCGTGGCCGGGCGGGCGGTCCAGGGCCTGGGCGGCGGGCTGGTGATCGTCGCGCTGTACGTGGTGGTCGGCCGGGCTTACCCGGAGCGGCTGCGGCCGTCGGTGTTCGCGGCCTTCTCCTCGGCCTGGGTGCTGCCCTCGATCGTCGGCCCGCTGGTCGCCGGAGCGGTCACCCAGCATCTCGGCTGGCGCTGGGTGTTCCTGGCCGTACCGGTGCTGATCCTGCTGCCGCTGGCCGTGATGGGCCCGGCGCTGGCCCGCTCCGAGCGTGAGCACCCGGTGCCCAGGGGCGCGGACTTCGACCGCCGGCGCACCCGGCTGGCGGCGATGGCCGCGCTCGGTGCAGGCCTGCTGCAGTACGCGGGCCAGCGCCGCGACCTCGTCGGGCTGCTCCCCGGGATCGCCGGGGCGGCGCTGCTGGCGCCGGCCGTCCTGGGGCTGCTGCCGCAGCGGACCCTGCGGGCCGGGCGCGGGCTGCCGACGGTGATCCTGCTGCGCGGGGTGGCGGCCGGGGCGTTCTTCGCCTCCGAGGCCTTCATCCCGCTGATGATGACCACCCAGCGCGGCCTGTCGCCGACCCTGGCCGGGCTCACCCTGACCAGCGGCGGGCTCTCCTGGGCGCTGGGCTCCTGGCTGCAGGGCCGGCCGGGGGCCGAGCGCTACCGCGAGGCGCTGATCCGGGTCGGCTTCGTGCTGACCGCAGTGGCGATCGCGGGAGCCGCGCTGGTGCTGGTTCCGGCGGTGCCGGCCTGGGTGGCCGCGGTGGCCTGGGGGATCGGCGGCGTCGGGATGGGGCTGGCCATCGCGAGCATCAGCGTGCTGATGATGAGGCTCTCCGCGCCGGAGGACTCCGGGGCCAACTCGGCGGCGCTGCAGATGAGCGACGCGCTGGGCAACGTGCTGCTCACCGGCCTGGCCGGGGTGCTGTTCGCGGCGCTGGGCGGCGGAGCCCTGGCGGTCGGCCACGAAACGGCCGAAGGCGCCGGGTCGTCCGGCGCCTTCGCGGTGATCCTGCTGGTGATGGCCGGGGTGGCCCTGCTGGGGGCGCTGCTCTCCGGCCGGGTCCGTACCCGGTCCTGACGGTCAGCCGACGGGGGCGGGGGCGGCGCCGGTGGCGGCGGGGACCGGCGGCGCCGCCGGGGTGCCGAGGAAGGCCTCCCAGCCGCCGGCCGGGGACTGGCCCGGGGCGAGGGTCTGCAGCTTGCGCAGGACCGCCGGGTCCTGGGCGTCCAGCCAGTCGACCAGCTGGCGGAAGGAGACCAGCCGGACCTCCGGCTTGCCCGCGATGGACTTGAGGACGTCCTCGACGGCGTTCATGTAGATGCCGCCGTTCCACTCCTCGAAGTGGTTGCCGATGATGTACGGCGCCCGGTTGCCGTTGTACGTGCGGTCGAAGCCCATCAGGTAGGCGTCGCGGGCCTGGGCCTGGAAGCCCGGGTAGAGCGCCGGGTCGGCCTTGGTGTTGGGGCCGCACTGGTTGTACATGATGTTGTAGTCCATCGAGAGCACCTGGAAGGTGTGCCCGGGGAAGGGGATGGACTGCAGCGGGAGGTCCCACAGCGCGCCGCCCTGGATCTTCTGCGGCCACACCTGGGAGCCGTTGCCGCTGCTGTCGTAGCGCCAGCCGCGCTTGACCGCGGTGGGCAGCAGGTTGCGCTGGCCCTCCAGGCATGGGGTGCGGCTGCCGATCAGCTCCTTGCGGTAGTCGAAGGGCAGGGCCGGCAGGTCGGTGAAGCCGGTGTTGGTGCGCCACTTCGTCACGAAGTCCATCGCCTGCTGGATCTCGCTGTCCCACTCCTCGGGGGACCACTTGCCGACGCCGGTGGCGCCGCAGAAGTGGCCGTTGAAGTGGGTGCCGATCTCGTGGCCCTCCAGCCAGGCCGCGCGCAGGTTCTCCAGGGTGTCGTGGATGTGCTGGTCGCTGAGGTAGCCGATGTCGGAGGCGCCGACCTTGTGCTGCGGCGGGCGGTAGAGGTCCTTCTTGGACTCGGGCAGCAGGTAGAGGCCGCTGAGGAAGAAGGTCATCTTCGCGTCGTGCTCCTGGGCCAGCCGGCGGAAGCGGGCGAAGAGGCCGTTGTCGAGCTCGCCGGCGCCGTCCCAGGAGAAGACCACGAACTGCGGCGGGCGCTGTCCGGGGCGGAGCTGCTCGGGGACGGGCTGGTGCGGCTGGGCGCCGGTGTCGGAGGTGGAGCCGTCGCCGATCAGGACGGCCTGGGGCTTGGGGACGACCGGTGCCGGGGCCGGAGTCGTGCCCTGCTCGTCGGCCGCGCCGGTGGCCGGGCCGGCGGCGCCGGTCGCCCGCTCCCCGCCGGTGGCGTGGTTGCTGCCGCAGCCGGCCGCCAGGGTGGCGGCGGTGGCGGCGCCGGCCGCCAGCAGGGTGCGGCGGGACAGAGCGTCCATGGTCACTCCGTTCATGTGGCGTTCGACTGCGTGCGGGAGGATGGGCCCGGTCGGACACGCGGGGGATCGAACCCGTGACCGCGTCAGCATGGCACGAGGGTGGAAACGGTCGAAGAGGCGCAGCGCGCGGTCATGAGTGATCGCTCGAACGACGCAACCGATCGGGGCCGTAAACCGTCGGTAGGTCTTGCCAGGCGCGGTCCCGTGGCGTCCGCGCGTGGGAGGCGGCCGTCGCGCTCCGCGACCGGGTGCCCACCCGGCGCAGGGGAAAGCGCCGGCGTCCCTGCCGATCGGGGGGTGTCGATATGACCATCGTATGGACGTGCCATACAGTCCCATCCGGTTCAATTGTTCCCAGGAAACTCCCAGGAAGCGGGGTTCCGTCGGCAGAGGGGAGCGCCCGTGGGCGTCCAGCAGAGCAGGAGCCCCTGGCCGGGCACCCTGGCGGCGGGGGCCGCGCTGGTGCTCGGCGCCTGGCTGCTGCACGACGGCGGCCCGCTGGTGCTGCCGCCCGCCCCGGGCGCCGGCCAGGCACAGGCCGGCATCGCGCCGGTCTCCGTCGTCCCGCCGCTGGGCCCGTCCGCACCCACCCGGATCCGCATCCCGGCCGTCCGGTTGGACGCCCCGGTCACCGCGCTCGGGCTGGACTCCGACGGACACCTGCAGGCCCCGCCCGAGGCCGACCGGAACCTGGCGGGCTGGTACCGCGGCGGCGCCAGCCCCGGCCAGCGCGGCACCGCGATCCTCGCGGGGCACGTCGACAACAAGTCGGGTCCGGCCGTCTTCTACCATCTGGGAGCGCTCCGTCGAGGGGACCGGATCGAGATCGCCCGCGCCGACGGCGCCACCGCCGTCTACCAGCTGTACGCCATCGAAGTGCACGACCGAAAGGACTTCCCGGACGATCGGGTCTACCGTCAGGCCGCCGACGCGCAACTACGGGTGATCACCTGTGGCGGCGCCTACAGCGAGGAACACGGTTACGACGGCAACGTCGTCGCCTACGGGTTCCTGGCCGACACCACCCCGCCGGGCAAAGCCGTATGACCACGCTGACTCTCGCCTCCCGCTGGAACCCGATCGACTGGCCGCTCACCGAGGGCCTGATCCCGCACGTCGTGTACGTCGTCGGGTGGGGGGCCCTGCTCGCGCTCGCCGTCGGCCGGGACCGGCGCTGGTGGCGCTTCCGCCTGCCCGCCGCGCTGTTCACCGCCGCCGCGCTCAGCCTGCTGCTGGACGTCGTGGTCGACGGCTGGTGGCACCCCTTCCCGGAGGGCACGCCCGAGTACGTGACCTGGTGGATAGCCGTCGCCCTGCTCGGGCTCTGCCTGGCCGGCTACCGGATGCGCCGGCCCGGCTGGAAGCGGCGGGGGCTCGTGCTGGGCCTGAGCGCACTGGTGGTGCTGATGGCCTCCTCCGAGGTCAACATCGGCTTCGGCCAGTTCCCGAGCGGGCGCGTGATGCTGGCGCCGTGGCTGACCAAGACCGACGGACTGGTCATGGACAAGGCCGCCCAGACCGTGGCCACGCCGCCGGGGAAGGTGCTGGAGGACGTCTGGCAGCCGCCGGCGGGCCTGCCGGAGAAGGGCACCGTCTCGGTGGTGCCGATCCCCGGCGCCCGGTCGGGCTTCAAGGCCCGGGACGCGTACGTCTACCTCCCGCCCGCCTACCAGGCCAACCCGCGGCCGCTGCTCCCGGTGGTCGTGATGATCACCGGTCAGCCCGGCATCCCGGGGGACTGGGTGCTCTCCGCGCAGATCAACGAGGCACTTGACGCCTACGCCGCGGAGCACGGCGGCCTCGCCCCGATCGTGGTGATGCCCGACCAGCTCGGCTCGACCTGGGCCAACACGCTCTGCCTCGACTCCAAGATCGCCAAGACCCAGACCTACCTGGCGGTGGACGTCCCCAACTGGATCCACCAGAACCTCCAGACCGCGACCGGACGCAACACCTGGGCGATCGGGGGCGCCTCGATGGGCGGCACCTGCGCGCTCCAGCTCGGCGTCAACGCGCCCGACGTGTACGGCACCGTCCTGGACATGTCCGGGCAGCTGGAGCCGACCCTCGGCAGCCGCGAGCAGACCGTCAAGGCCGCGTTCGGCGGCGACGGGAAGAAGTTCGACGCGGTCGACCCGCTGCACGTGATGGCCCGCAGGAAGTTCCCGGACACCAATGTCGCCCTGCTCGTCGGGGAGACCGACGAGGAGTTCAGGCCGCAGATGGAGAAGGTCAACCAGGCCGTGCAGGCGGCCGGGATGAAGTCCAAGTTCGAGCTGATGCCGGGCGGCCACGGCTGGGTCGTCTTCCGACCCGGCATCGCCCAGCAGATCCCGTGGCTCGCCCAGCAGACCGGGCTGACCCGGTGACGGGGGCGGGAACGGCCGTCGTCGCCGCCGGCGAGCAGGACCAGAAGGTGCCCCGGGTCGTCGCCCAGCGCGCGGCCGAACGCGGCGCGGACCGCGCACCCGTCACCCGGACGCCGGAACCGCGCCCGCAGCGGGCCCGGCGGGCGGCCCGGGCGCTCGGCGTCCGGCTGCGCGCGGCGCCGCTGACCCTGGCGCTGCTCGCCGGACTCTGGCTGCTCGGCGCGGCCACCGGCAGCCTGACCCGCGGGCCGTCCGAACGGCTGCTGGGCCGGGCCGGGGTCGGCGTGCCCACGCTCACCGACGGCCACTGGTGGGCACCGTTCACCTCGATGTTCTGGTGCTCGGGCATCGGCTCGTACGTGTTCGCCAGCCTGCTGCTGCTCCTGGTCGGCCCGGCCGCCGAGCAGCGGCTCGGCCGGCTGCGCACCCTCGCGGTGCTGGTCGGCGGGCAGATCGTCGGCACCCTGCTGGGCACCGGGCTGGTCGCCCTCGGCTCCTCGGCCGGGGAGCAGTGGACCGCCTCGGTGTCCGACCAGATCTCCGTCGGCCCCGCCGTCGGCCTGTTCGCGCTGGCCGGGGTGCTCGGCTACCGGCTCACCGTGCTGTGGCGCCGCCGACTGCACCTGCTGGTGCTGCTCCTGCCGCTGGTCATGACGCTGTACGTCGGCCACCTGCAGAGCGTCCAGCGGTGCGCCGCGGCGCTGGCCGGGCTCGGCGTGGGCGCGCTGCTCAGCCGCGGCCGCCCGTACCTGCGCTCGCACCGCTCCTCGCACTCCGAGACCCGGGTGCTGGTCGCGCTCTGCCTGGTGGCCGCCGCCCTCGGACCGCTGATCGCCTCGCTGTACGACACCGCCAGCGGGCCCTTCAACACCTTCTCCGAGCTGTACTTCTCGCACCGGCTGAGCCCGGAGGAGGTCGCCGACTTCTGCGCGATCTCGGCGCACGACTGTGCCCGCGCGCACGCCGTCGTCCGGATCTTCGACACCCCCGGCCGGCTGATGGCGGCGCTGTTCCCCGCACTGCTGCTGGTGCTCGCCGAGGGGCTGCGCCGCGGGCTGCGGTTCGCCTGGCTGGTGACCGTCGCCACCGAACTGCTCTGGGGGGCGCTGCTGGGCTGGCTGTACCTGGACGCCGGGCCGGTCAGCCGGGACGTGGTGCAGTACTTCGTCGAGGCGATGCTGCTGCCGCTGCTGACCACCGGGCTGCTGCTGGCCACCCGCAA
The genomic region above belongs to Streptomyces sp. 1331.2 and contains:
- a CDS encoding xanthine dehydrogenase family protein molybdopterin-binding subunit, yielding MTSPTDIGAALQQDGGEGGAPEPFGLGSSPLRSDALPKALGIYPYAADLWAEGLLWGALLRSPHPHARIRGIDTSAALALPGVHAVVTAADLPPGPEGTPDGAPAGPIVADRPVLAAGVVRHHGEPIAAVAADHPDTARLAVGLIAVDYEPLEAVTDPEQSFTAPALHPDGNLFRHLPLRTGDPDAVGEIVVEGLYQVGRQDPAPLGAEAGLAVPRPDGGVELHLSSTDPHGDRDRTAACLGLEPDRVRLVVTGVPGATTDREDLSFQVTLALLALRTGRPVKMTLTREESFHTHTSRHPALLRYRHHADAEGTLVKVEAQILLDGGAYADVSAEALAAATAFSVGPYVCPNVFVDAWAVRTNNPPAGRMRGEGALQACFAYESQLDQLAARVGVDPVEIRRRNAMSTGDPLPTGQAVTCPAPVRALLDAVADEPLPALPVDDPDAEWLLPGGPGGAGDPAAVRRGIGYAVGMVHMLGAEGEDEVSTATVRVSGDHATVICAAVDSGQGFATLARQIVQTVLGVSEVYIAPADSDQSIAGPSARGRHTWVSGGAVERAALMVRHQLLQPIAANFGMSAELLQIADGKITSYDGVLGMPVAEALEGKELWATAQCRPHPTEPLDEAGQGDAFVSISFCAMRAVVDVDIELGAVRVVEMTVAQDVGRALNPRQIEDRIEAGVAQGVGLALLEDLRTEGGVLQNPSLTGYRLPTALDTPEVRIAALLEERDVVAPFGAKAVGAVPAVVAPAAVAAAVRAATGLPVGRLPIRAEDAVTG
- a CDS encoding DMT family transporter; amino-acid sequence: MAWLVLIVSGILETVWAVALESSKGFSRLVPSLVFGVALLFSMGGLAYAMRTIPIGTGYAVWVGIGAVGTALYGMAVLGDAVTAARIACLLLIVSGVVGLKVLH
- a CDS encoding FAD binding domain-containing protein, yielding MLPASLDEAVDALATAPAAVPVAGATDLMEAVNAGRLRPAALVGLGRITELRGWRYEDGGTAVLGAGLTHARMDRPDFAALIPALADAARTAGPPQVRNVGTLGGNIVTAAPAGDTLPVLAALEATVTLARAGASREVPVSHLLTGLDPVRPGELLTWVRVPLLHAPQVFLKATGRSGPARATASVALVLDPARRSVRCAVGAVAPVPLRPLEAEAWVAGCIDWDGSREIDPAATAAFGEYVAAACVPDNYGAEGAWEAVTEGPTAAATRLRRTVAVLARRALGRALK
- a CDS encoding class F sortase, whose product is MGVQQSRSPWPGTLAAGAALVLGAWLLHDGGPLVLPPAPGAGQAQAGIAPVSVVPPLGPSAPTRIRIPAVRLDAPVTALGLDSDGHLQAPPEADRNLAGWYRGGASPGQRGTAILAGHVDNKSGPAVFYHLGALRRGDRIEIARADGATAVYQLYAIEVHDRKDFPDDRVYRQAADAQLRVITCGGAYSEEHGYDGNVVAYGFLADTTPPGKAV
- a CDS encoding alpha/beta hydrolase, which translates into the protein MTTLTLASRWNPIDWPLTEGLIPHVVYVVGWGALLALAVGRDRRWWRFRLPAALFTAAALSLLLDVVVDGWWHPFPEGTPEYVTWWIAVALLGLCLAGYRMRRPGWKRRGLVLGLSALVVLMASSEVNIGFGQFPSGRVMLAPWLTKTDGLVMDKAAQTVATPPGKVLEDVWQPPAGLPEKGTVSVVPIPGARSGFKARDAYVYLPPAYQANPRPLLPVVVMITGQPGIPGDWVLSAQINEALDAYAAEHGGLAPIVVMPDQLGSTWANTLCLDSKIAKTQTYLAVDVPNWIHQNLQTATGRNTWAIGGASMGGTCALQLGVNAPDVYGTVLDMSGQLEPTLGSREQTVKAAFGGDGKKFDAVDPLHVMARRKFPDTNVALLVGETDEEFRPQMEKVNQAVQAAGMKSKFELMPGGHGWVVFRPGIAQQIPWLAQQTGLTR
- a CDS encoding MFS transporter gives rise to the protein MTTASPTSVDPVPIPLDDDAAGGVLSGRYRALTLGIVSVVLVIAFEATAVNTAMPTAARQLDGLGLYAFAFSGYFTTTLFALVVSGQWCDRRGPLQPLFTGIGVFGVGLLVAGTAPGMWVFVAGRAVQGLGGGLVIVALYVVVGRAYPERLRPSVFAAFSSAWVLPSIVGPLVAGAVTQHLGWRWVFLAVPVLILLPLAVMGPALARSEREHPVPRGADFDRRRTRLAAMAALGAGLLQYAGQRRDLVGLLPGIAGAALLAPAVLGLLPQRTLRAGRGLPTVILLRGVAAGAFFASEAFIPLMMTTQRGLSPTLAGLTLTSGGLSWALGSWLQGRPGAERYREALIRVGFVLTAVAIAGAALVLVPAVPAWVAAVAWGIGGVGMGLAIASISVLMMRLSAPEDSGANSAALQMSDALGNVLLTGLAGVLFAALGGGALAVGHETAEGAGSSGAFAVILLVMAGVALLGALLSGRVRTRS